The DNA region TCTCTGAAAATTTGCTGTGACTGAAACCAAAATACAAtctgctgctttctctgctCAATGCCCAAAGTGTAGCCACAGGTTTATGCAGTGACTCAGCTGTAAGTGCTGTCCTGTTGTTCCCAGTTAGTCCCTCCCAGTAGCAAAGAAGGACGGACAGCCAGTCCCCATGCCAGAGGTGTTGGCAGCCACACGCAGAGCGAAGTTCCAAAAGCCGTGGCTCCTGTGAGCGCAGCTCTGTAGTCaacaggagaggggacagctgagaggcagagatgacatggcagctccaggcagatGTCAGGAAGCACCTGGGAGGGGGACTGTCAGGGAGGACTTGCCAGCAGCACTCACACACTGCTGCCACCAGAaagtgctgctggctgtgttGGAAATGACAGGGGAGTTGGCACCTCTGGGGAGTCAGCTggaggagagaggaagaggCCTTGCTCCTGGTTTTCCTGCCCTATCTGAGCAAAATCTGTTTCTATCTTTGGTGAAACCTCCCAATAGAGCCATcattccccagccccacaggatCCATGGCCATGCAGGGGATTGGGAGGACGCTTGGCCCGAGTGactggggcagaggaagggaTGAAATGAAGTGGGACACCAGGGGCACAGTTTATCTTATGTGCAAGCTGGAGCCGTGACTAATTGATACAATCCAGTGTAACAGCTTTTCATTGAAGAAACTAGTGGGAAGGTTGTTTTCCTAGTTTCATTAGGAAGCCTTACTGTTATTATTTCTACCTCCTTGGTATGTCAGTGCAGCCTTGGGGTGGTTGATGTGAGAAGAAGACCCCTATTCCACCAGGCCCCTGCACAGCTGGTGCACCATAGCaatttttggggagggggctggggtcTGTAGCAGAAGGGGAAAGCCCTCTGTTTCTCCAAGCTATGGCCCTTCACTGATGGGAGAGGTCACTGTGGAAGATGCTGTGCAGCCTCTGTGGTGGCTTTCTCCATAATTGCAGGGCAGAAATGTTTGGTGTTAGTACCCACCTAAGCAGTTATTTTGGCATCTAACGCCTCTTGCTGTCTCTCTGGCAAAGGGGATGGCAGACACCAAACCTATTCTCTGCCTTCTCACTGTTGAAAGTAGCCATGCATAATTTATTCTGCCCAGCTGCTGTCATGGTAGTTTTAATGCACACAATTTGGCtaccagcagagctggcagggacaggaacaGTCTGTGAGGAGCTGGCTGCAGGTCCCTGATCCCCTGGAGGTCAGAAAAGGGCAGGTCTGTGctgtccccacccctccctctGCTCATAACCGTTGCCATGTGATCTGCAGCTCACAGCCTTTCCTGATGGGATAATCCATGGCTAAACCCTGTGAGTACCAGATGGAGTTCAGGCCTGTTCGTTCTCTGTGTTAATAACTCAGAATgtcattaatttctttcttatgcATTGTGGCAGTTTTAGTTgttggtttgttgggttttttaaaatgtagtcaGATGGTGAACATGATTTTCTGAGATCCCATGGGAGTTAGCCCAGTGTATGTTTGATCATTGTCAGCTTGCAAGACAGCTCTGAGTCCTGGATTTAAAGGCAGAGTTACTGTCTGAGCCAGCACAATGaacaaaagttatttttcagATGGAAAGGCTGCGGccctcagctctgctttgcaAATGTGAAACCCTGTAAAAGCCATTCCTTCCAGATGATCACTGATGCAACCCTGCTGCTATAAGCACCTGCTCAAAATTAAAGCAAATCCTTTGCTTACACTTGAATTTAAGCATGCTCTTAGATGCTTTGCTGACCTGAGGCCCACCACTGCCCACATCTCTGAAGCTATTGGAGGAAGCAACAGGGAGTCAATAGTGGTagatgggaaggaaagaagcaGCTCCCTCCCAAGTTGAAAGGGATGAGATGTAGGACAGTGCAGGGAGGGAAGATCAGCTGTTTTATTCTTCTTCTGCTATCTGAAAGATGAGGGGTGAAGCCTGCTGTGGCTGGTGTGGGATCCTGGATCACTGGAATCATAGACTATtctcagttggaagggacctgtaTGGATCACCAAGCCAAACTCCTGGCCCTGTACGGGGTGGCCCCAAGAAttacaccatgtgcctgagagggTTTCATTTGTGTTTAATCGTGTTTCTGTCTAACCACTCAAGCCTTGGCAGTCTTCTCCATCCCTCCTGGTCTTCTTGCATGTATACCCAGCACCTCCCAGAGTTGAGAAGTGACTACAGCTACCTGGTACAGTGCCAAGGTTTAAGGCTCTGTTGAGGCTGGGACTAGACTGGACCTGCTGGAGGGTCTCAGGACCTCAGCACACAGTGCAGGATGTGGGGTACAGGACACATGCAGCTGGTCAGAGGCTGGTTCCCAGAATTTCCATCAAGTTCTGGATATCAGCATTAGATAAATCTGCCATCTTGCTGCACATTAAAGGGATGTTAATTCTCAGTatggttttatcagcagttgCTGGTttcttgtgtttgtttcttctgtggggtttttcaTTTTGGAGAAGAGTTTGGCAGCTTTGACTCAGGCAGTGTCTGAGCCACAGAGATGGGTATCCACTGCCAAGCCCTGCAGGTGTCAGGGACCCAGTGAGCACTGCCCCATCCCCACACAGCTCTGGTGAAGGAACTGCCATGCAGCAACCTGAAACTTCATTAGAAAAATCATATTCCCTAACTGAGGACTTGTGCTCTTGGTGCCACTGTTTGAGCTTGCTGCCAGAAGCAGATGCTTTTGGGGAGCTGCTCTGTAAAGACACCCTTCCCATTCCACAGCTGCCCCTCGTGGGAGGTCTGGATTGCGCTTGATTTTTTGAGTTGGAATGCCCCAAAAGCATTGTTTAGCTTGACTCTGTGTGGCTCAGCCATCACTCCTTCCTTTCTGCCCAGCTCTCTAGCAGGGACAGAGGTTGGGAGAGGAGCAGAACCAGACTTCTCTGCTGCCAGGCAGTGCTCAGGCCAGATGAGTCTGCGTGtcccagccacaggctgccACTGAAGGGTGGCCTTGATGGTGTGAGCAggcagccagctctgggccagccccactgcctgcagcccagGCCCCCTCCTGGCCCACTGCCATCCCACTCTGTGCTGGGGATATTGGAGTGTTATGCCCAGAGAAGGTGTCAGTGAGCTTGGGCTCCCTGTGCCTTGTGACGTCCAGAAAAGTAGTGTCACTTTTCTCAGCAGAGCCCAGAAGCCTCCAGCTGGGCAGTTACAGCCACAGCGCTGCTCTTGTGGTTTGGTGTCCAGCCGAGAGAGGCATAAAAAGCTTGTAGACAAGTTCAGAGCTTGTCTGGCTACTCCATGAGCTGGAATGATCAGGTTTGTCTACTGAAATCTAAAAAGTAGCAAGAAATCAATCCCTTTCCTTATCACCATTAATTTGAAGTGTTGGAGatgaataattaattatttgcatTAGATACTAAAAAAATACTTGGTAAAACAGGCTGCTGTGCTTCAGCTCTTTCTTCAGCAGAATCTTTTCTTCattgctggctgcaggagggagagggggacCCCAGAGCAAGGGGTCTGCACTTCCTACAGCCTGAAGGACTTTGACAGCCTGGACAGGGGTAGCAAAATGAGGCTCCCCCTACCCAGAACCAGTGTTTGCCTTGACTCACTGGCTGCTCTGGCTAAAACATCCCTGGTGCAAAAGCAGGGTGGTGACAGCCAGGACAGTCAGAGGCCAGGGCGAGGCAGAGCCATCCCTCAGCCGGGCCATCTGTTGCCATTGCAGGTTCTGTGGAGAGCCTGTCTCACACGACCTCGTCCCCACAGCCCTCGCCGGCCGCCTCCACGCACGCCTCCCGCATCGCCGACCCCTCCTTCTCAGTGGAGCACgctgctgctgatgctgcagctgaGGAGACCCCCAGCGAGTCTGGGTCAGTCTTCCTCCCTGACTACCTCTTCCTGTCCAACTGCGAGTCGGGCAAGCTCAGCCACAACAGGTGAGTCTGGGCTCTGCCAGATGTGTCAGGCTGGAGCCCCCCTCTGTCTCTTCGGGCATGAAACTGGggcacacagccccagggagccctgcCACTCAGGGCTGGCTCCCAAACACAACAGGGGACCACCAGCCTAATCCAATTTACAGGGTGCTTTTCATAGCACAGATTAGTGGTTAAGCATCATGTGTTGGTCCTGTCCTTTTCCAAGGTGGGTGGCTGAGGATCTGACACACAGCATCCCTCCAGACACATGCTGTTGCCCAAGGTGCTCCACAAAGTGCCCCAGCCTCCAGTCCAGCTCAGAGGGAAGGGACAGGTCATGTCCCACACTGTGTggttggcttttttgtttgctgcGTTCTTCCAgccagaagaaaaggaaagctcAGGTCCCGACCTCTGTCTCCTTGCAGGTGTGACAGCTGGTCAAATTCAGACAGATCTCTGGAGCAAACATCATCAGACGATGTTTTTGTTGACTCCTTGCAATCCCAGCCCTCCTTGTACCTTGTACAGCCAACCAGCACTGGCACTGTGCACCAGGTCGGCGCCCCAGTGGCAAATCCCAGCATGGTGTCCAGGAGCACAGACGTTAGTGGACCATCCAGTgacttttcctcctcttccccactGCTGGGGACGCCGCTGACACCGACATTTCAGATTGACAAGAGCCAGAAGGCGCTGCCCTATGGGGTAACACAGCTGGACGTGCTGTCCAACACGCCACCGCCGCGGCCGCCCAAGCCAACGCACTTCTCGGacaggaggggagaggagctgggcagCGGGGCCCTGCAGAACGGGCACGCAGGGATCTGCCGGCCTCAGGTCGCCCTGGTGCCCAGAAGGATCTCCTTGTCCAGCTTGGACAACATGAGGAACTGGAAAGGTGAGTGCACTTCCAATAGCCAGCAAAGCAGCACCAATGTGGGGCGTGGAGCTGCCCACATTCACAGAATGGTTTTGACTTCCTGTTGTACCCCTCTGTCCTGCCCTGTGTGAAATCTTACACCACTTCAAATTAGCAAGCAGGATTCAGTCCCTTAGGTTTGCTCCTGCTGTGTAGAAGCCTCTCAGTATGTGTACAGATGGGCAGCAATTTCACTCTGATCCCTTCAGGGTGCCTCATGCCTTGCTAATTTTTACCCTTCCTCCTCAGAAGAGAAAGCAGTAGAAAAACCAAAATGAGAAGTCAGCCATTGAATTGGGCAATGCCAAACTCTGTTTATACAGGTCAGAGTGTGGGCTTGCATGTGGGAAATGcctctggagctgtgctgctttgcTACACCCAGTCTGTTCTGTGATAGCTGTGTGTCTTTTCACAGCTTAGAGTAAAGACCAGGAAGTCAGGGAGACACTGGGGATGGGATGTAATCCTGGTTGAACCAGGGACTCTGCATGTCCTTGAACAAATCCCACTCTGTCCTTGCACTTCTGTCTGGGCAGTCTGAAAACCTGCTGCTACAGAGCAGGGCAAGGCTGCAAAGCAGACTCTACTCTGAGCTGAGCTGGCTTTTCCACTTGCTCCTGAAACATCATCGTCGCAAAAAAGGGCAGCAGTCAAAACCCAGAACATCATGATGTCAAAAAACAGCATACACAGTATGAAAGAACTTTATTACATGGAgccacagagcagagggaggcagCTGGAATACCTGGCTGGAAATCATCAAGTATATTGTAGTCATGTGAAAACCTTCATTTTTGATGAGGAAAATAGTAGGTTTTTAAGGGCAAGCATTCTTTTGACTCCTGCAATTTGAATGACCAGACAATGTGTGGGGCTGTTAGCTCTTGCTCTTAAAGCTCAGAAGCTAAAGCAAGGAGATCTCTGCTGGGTCTGTTTGTCAGCATACAGACAGTTCTTGGAAGGTTTCTGGAGAAACACCCATCAATAGAATTGCTATTCTTAATTATCAGCTACATTTGGTTGCTCCCTGAGAGGTGCTGCTCTTGCTTCTGCACGTGTGCTGCTCCAATGCAGCTGGTTCATGATCCTCCAACCCAATTTACACCAAAATGTCTCTAAGAGGATTAAGTGGCCAAATGTCAtgttgtgctgctgtgctgcagggttGTCTCTGCCTGATGGGGGCAGCAATGAATTAATAAGTGCTGCCACTTTTTCTTACCCTAAGTGTAGCTGAAACTATTTGAAGGGTTAAACTCtgaattaaaatacatttaacaagaaagatcagaaaaataaagaaggagaaagcagcagttccTCACCAGCTGCCCCAGTGAGTGCACTCAAGTTATTAACTTAATTTTTTGCCCTGCTAACCTACAAAAGGTGCCCAGATGTAATTGGCCCAGGGCGAAAGCAGCATGAGCCAGTGGAAGTGCCATGAAGGAGGATGAGCTGTGAGGCACCTGTATCCTGGCACCTGCCACAGCCTTGTGCCTCAATGTCTTTTTGccataataaataaatatagctGTCCCAGGACAGTGACTGTGTCTATCTGAATACATATCTGCACTAACtgaattgttttgttcttgtttaGACTTTTTGGCTGATGCTACCAAAAAAGCCCCCAGTTGCAGTACTGACATCTCTACCATAAGAGCAGGGAATGGATTAACATGGTTGCGGGGATTTGAGGCATTCCCACAGAAAAACCATCTTCTGCACAGAAAATCCCTTTTCAGAAAAGGATGGTGGTTGTAAGCATATCCCACAGCTGATCTTCTATGTGCTGAATGCTggattttaggggtttttggcttttgcttggaaaataaaattggcTTATACCAAGACCAAGGCCCACCTACACAAGGAGACTGGTGATTGTCTCTGTGATCAGGCTGCTCATTCCCCATCACCTTGAGCCCCTTGCACCACATCAGCACTTCTGGATGACAAGGCAAAGAATTTTTCTCCTACCAATAAGTTCCCCCATGCACCACTTTCTGTACAGTAACAATTGCTTCCCTGGCACCTTAAAAGGCTACTAAATAAATATCCAAGAAATAATGTTATCTATAATAGCCCCTTTTCATATAATTTCCCCAGTTTGACAGCTGAGAAAACAGAACTagagcaggagctgcatttAAATGCTTGCTTGCTTTCTCCCACACCAGTCTTTTTCCCCAGTTGCTTGTGTTGCAGGAAGCATTAGTTGCAGCTGTATTGTACATGAACAGGTTCCTTGGTTTCATCatacttaaaataaatgtaatcaCTCTGGAAATGCTGCTGAGTTGGATGTGGGCTTAAGTGTCATTGTATTTCCTCGTTTAGGAGTTATGGAATCTATAAAAATCTCTAATTATTTTAGAGCCATATGTTTTACTCCAGAATTATCTCTGTACAGTTGCACTGCTTTATCCcatttttaatcactttttttttccttgcagcagACATGGAAGGCAGTTCCCTAAGAAGTCGAGATAAGAGGCTTAGCTTGAATTTGGTAAGTACTCTGCACAAATTTAAAACACTAGCACATACAGTTCAGAGTGAATCATTTCACATCCTGATATTCAATCATTCTTCTCCTCTGTTCAgcagaagaatttaaaaaatgaaaaaggtgCTTGGCTTTGGGCAACTTTGGTGCTGGCTGCTTTGTGGCCTCAGTCAGCCTTtgagaggagagggagggagaggcctCAATACTGAGCACCCTGGTTTTAAAGCAGATGAAGCTGAATCTGTTATGGAAAAGGTTACCAGTAGCCTCAAGAATTAAACTGTTGACCAAGAGGACCAGAGCAAATGGCTTATTACTTGAAAAAGGGGTCTAAAGAAGCCTATCACTTCATGGTCCTGAGGAATATCTCTTCTTTAGGACATTAGAAAATGTCTGCTCTGACAGTGCCTGTGATTGAAGGCTCTATCAGTCCACAGCTTCCTACAGCAGCACCATCTCACATCACATAGCCATTCTTCTGCCTGAGGCTGGATGCTGTCTTCTGTGGGAAATCCTTTGCTGGTAGTGGgcaactttttttctccttattgAAAGCTTGCAAGAATTGTAATCGCTCCTTCTCACCACTCAGCCAGCACTAACCTGCACGAAGTGATTTTCTAATGCTCATTCTCAGTGATCAGAAGTGAGTTGTAGGTCTGTGTCTGCTGTCTCAGGTTCCACATTTGCCACATTTGTCCAGTCCATCAGGTGTTCTCCTTTCAGACTTTTTTTGTATTCAGGATCCTCCCACATTTTATGGGTCAGAATTACTGCTGTGAGAGATAAGTGCAGCCTCGCTGAAGTTGGAGGATTAAACCAATAAAGTTACCAGTCAGTTTGGTTCTAGTTTCCAGCAGTGACTTGTGAAGTTCAGCGTGGactgctccagagctggagtGTTCATCTGAACTCATGCGCTTGTCTCTTGTCGCTCCATCTTGTGCCTCTGCAAGGCCCCATCAGAGGGGGCTCAGCTCAGGTGTGttcccagctcacagcagctctgggctgggagggggctggcTGTGCATTAATGGAGccctttctgtctctctctgctcctgctgtgcccacacaGCCGTGCCGGTTCTCCCCGCTGTACTCGCCGGCCGCGGACAGCGCTGAGGACAGCTACGTGCCCATGCGCCCCAGCACCTCTCCCTCCAACTGCTCTCCCGACGGATACATCCCCATGAGCCCCGGCTCGGCCACCTTCACCTTCCCCGTCGTCAGCACTgaaaaactcaccagccccttgcctgagcttccctctgACGTGGAGCCCCCTCCAGTGAACCGGGACCTCAAGCCTCGTAGGAAGTGTAAGCCCAGACCTAAAGTGCAAAGCCTGGGGGTCCTGATGGTGGGGACATGGGTGACCCCTTTTGATAGTGTCCTTGGCATGCCTTAAAGCAATTCTGTCTCTAGAGGATGGGTTGAAATGCTGCGTGGGTGAGTTACAGCACTGTAGCCTAGGATGTGCTTGCAGGGTGGTTTGTGAGTGGAGGAAAAGCTTCCACAGCTGCTTCTGCAGTCAGAGCCCAGGTGGCTGCATAAGCACAGTGCCTGGCTTTCACTGTGACTGCAAACAGCCAACGGGACCTAGTCTGGGAGACACAGCAGACTAAATCCTGCCACTCTGAGGTACATGTATTCTTGTCTCACTAGCTCTCTGACCTGCCAGGAATGGGACATCTAAACACTCAAGTACTCAGACTTGATGTGGTGGCTGTTGGTTAGACCTCTGTTGGGTAGGCACAGCTGTCTTAGTTTAATCAGGAATTTTCTGCAGATGTTTTTGCTGATGGTAATTTTCCACTTCTGGCTTTCATGGCATGTCCAAAATCTACATTCACGTCAAGGGAATATGCTGGGGACAAAATTCAGCTTTGAAGTGGAGAAATTGCCTAAACCTAGCCTATATTAAAGCTCTTAAGGTTGCAGGTCCACAGGGTTGCTCAGAAATTGGTTCAGGCAGTAAAAGTGGGGACAGACATTTAGACCATTGccatgaagaaaagaaaactcataTCCTTTCTTAAAGGGTCTTGAGAATTGTGGGCACCTGTACATTGAGTGGTGACAGGAATGGTCCTGATGCCCATGTATAGGGCCTTTTTGTTTAGAACAGAATCCAAAGCCTATTATAACCTGTAGGCTGAACCAACCTCTCCAAGGCAGCATTTACAGAGCATGTTTGGGGCAAGTGTATGTATCTTGTGTGGCATTTGGTCTCTTTATGCCAGCTATATTTATTCTGTTATTTTAGGGTGATTGAAGGACTTTGCTTTCCAGCAGTGACTGAAGAGATCATTTGTTACTGATTTCCTTCTTGGTTATGTTCTGTGAAATACTCTGTTAGTTTCTTTCTGTTAAtacaaaactgcatttttctaaacaaTCTGTGCTTTTCATTGAAAACATAGTTCCTTTTGTACTTACAGCACGACCACCTCCTTTGGACTTGAGGAACCTCTCCACAATCCGGGAGCATGCTGCCGTGACCAGGATGTGGACTGTGCCTTAGTAAGTCAACAAGAAACCTGCCATTCCAATCTTCTGAGCATTAGTGTGGAATAGAGTTAAAAATAACTTATCCCATCCCACAAGAAAGATTCCTGACAAAGTCCAGAAACAGAAGTTCCCCAAGGTTCCTTTCAGTATCCCCCAGGCTTTTGCTGTCTCTGAAAAGCAGCGCTCCCTTTCATGATCGGCAGCTCCAGAGCATTCAGAATCATCATTTGAAGGTTCCTTTTAAACATCCTGGAGCTGGTCTGCACTCTGGTGTGGCTGCTATGATAGCTAAAAGCTTGGCATGCCTAAACTATGATAGAGCCATTTTTGCTCCTGAAAATTAATATAACAAAGGAGAACCAGATCAGATAAAGATCTGTCTGAATTGTAGACTGGGTGTAGAATTCTGCACTGCCACACAGCAGTCCAGACTTGAACTTTTGGCATGACCTTTTGTCACTAGAAATTAGTTGTTGGTAAAACAAATGCTTTTGATCCCACAGCCCAGGTAGTATGAGCAGATGATACTATTGGGctccaagggcagcagaagaCTCATCCTCAGGGAACTTGTGAGCAGGGGAGGACTTCAGCCTTCAGCCTTGGCTGGAGGGCTcttggcacaaaaaaaaaaaaaaaaaaaaaaacaacaacaaaagaaaatacaagcAGCTTTGCTGAAGTGTGTGTGCAAAAGCTAGAAATTCCCATCAACCTCCTCCACACACCCTGGGCACTCCAGAAAATGTggggttttgctggcatgaGTGCCAGACAGGGCATTTCCACTCCCGCATTTCAGGTTGTCACGTGAAGGGCAAAGGAGACACAAGGTGAGCAGTTTCTCCGTTGCAGAGTCCTCTCTCACATCCAGTCCAAGGCTGGTTAAGCCCCTTGGCACTGCCTGTTAGGGGAAGCCAATACCCTGCCTCCCAAGCACCCCTGCCAGTGCACTGAGGTTAATCAGTGCTGACACAGTGCAGAGTTCTGAAGGATAATGAGCTTAGAGTGAGGTTGCATGTTTTACActaacaaaaatttaaaagttatgCCTGAAACTAATACAGCAAAAGGAATTATGCTGTTCATGCACAGTGAGGCCATCTAATTTCCTATTAACCAAGCCCATTGTGCTTGCCTGTGGTAATTTATTCACCATGCAGCTCTGAGAGTTGTGTTCATGGGAGAGATTTCCTTGTGCAAGAGCTGAGTCACAGCCATCTCCATAGCACAGGTGGCAGGTGTTGACACTGTGTACAAAGCCAGACCAAGTTCCTTTGCATGTACCTCCAGCAACTGATTAATTCACATCAGTCTCCAAAATGTGAATACCTGCACAGCCAAGTAACTGCCCCCATTATTACCCAAATGAATGATAGCTCTGTAGCCCTTGGTAGAGAATTGCTTCAATGTTTTACAGTTTCTGTTGTACCAGATAGCAAACTTTCATAaatcccagaggaaaaaaaaaaaaaatcaacaaaatcaGTCAGCAATATAGCACACTATTTCTAGAGCTAAGGAGTGGCTTTGGACATCCTCTCCATAAAGGCCACAGCCTTAGTGTGAGTTGATTCACCATATGGACTGTGTCGGGCTTTGGCTTCATTTCAGTGCATCTGTAAGATGCTTCCTTAACCTCTCCTGTGTTTTTCTTCATAGCAATCGAATGAGCTTTATCTCACCAGAAAGAGACGGTATTAATTCAGCAAGAATATTTGCCAATTCAGTTTCcggagaagaggaagaaagttACATTCATATGGTAATGTCATTTTCACACAGCCATCCTTTGCTTTATTCTTCTCTGTCACATTGATGGAGAATGCAGAAGTttgttttctaagaaaaaaacgTTGAGGAGGTTTGTCCTTTGCcttctggtttcttttttttttttttcaaatgatgAAATGGTTTTAAACCAAAGACACTGGGACCAATTTACAGAGAGATAAGGGAAgcccttttcctgctctgcagaacTCAGCTGTTCACCCACGAATGTTGCTGAACAGTTCCAAGAGATCACAGGGATCAGCCATATTTACATGAGAACTCATtaagacaaaagaaaattaaatcttttcaCCTTTTGAAAGTGTGCCTTGCAAAATCTCCTAGGAAATAACAGAAAGCCATTAGTGCTCTTCCTAAAGAAACACACCAAATATTGTGCAGAAACAGAACTCCCATTAGAGTCTCATTGCTTCTGCTTTGGCTGGTGGCACTAACCCCACTTCCCATCCCATGAAAGAAGAACATCTGGCTTTGcagcttcctttttttcatttactctTTAGCCATATCTTGCAAAAGAGCAGAATCTTGTTTTACTTTGAATTTTAGGCAGAAATGGATCTCAAATCCATTCATCTGAGCCAATGTCTACAGATCTGTTCCATAGCCAAAGCCCAGCAGCAGTagctataaaaatatattgcaaaACTGACCCCAGTCTCCATGAATCATAGTTTCAAATGTTAACCCACATCTCTACAGGACTGAAATATGCTCAAGAGGGCAGTTCCAATTGTAACCATTCCCTGTCTGGTTTTTCCAGTCTAGGAAAACCTGACATATGTTTGGTTATTTGTGATTTTATGAgaataattttcagtttctaTATTTGAACTGAATTTTCACTATTTCTTCAAATTCATTGAATGATCATGTTTAAGTGGGCACCCCTGCAAATCTGAGTGTTCCAAGGGCTTGGATTAAGAAGCTGGGCACAAGTCCTTCTTGATAAAATTGAGTGTGATTCagcttgttttgtttgctgtgcCAGAATTATCAGAAGAAAAAGGTTCTCATGATTTCTTTATGCTATCCCATAATTATCAGTATTATGCTGTGGTTAGTAACCAAATGCACCCTTGGCTTAGAAAAGTATGTGGGCCCTGATTGTTCTCATTCACTTTCTGCCAGGTGAATCTCCCAACTCCCAGCTGTGATCCTGTTCCCTTCTAGGATCATGTGTTTAGAGCATtaaaagtttttcttctttcctgacAGGAACACAGACAGGCCACCTCTCCATACAGTGGTGCTTTTCCATGGACAAGGAAATCTAACCTTGATTACTTAGCACTGGATTTTAACTCTGCTTCCCCATCCCCTGTGCAGAAGGTACGAGTCATCTGAAAAACC from Taeniopygia guttata chromosome 4A, bTaeGut7.mat, whole genome shotgun sequence includes:
- the GAB3 gene encoding GRB2-associated-binding protein 3 isoform X2 codes for the protein MSSGDVVCTGWLIKSPPEKKLKRYAWRKRWFVLRRGRMSGNPDVLEYYRNNHSKKPIRIIDLNECEVLKHSGPNFIKKEFQNNFVFIVRTTYRTFYLVAKTEEEMQIWVRNISHICNFGHLEDGTGSVESLSHTTSSPQPSPAASTHASRIADPSFSVEHAAADAAAEETPSESGSVFLPDYLFLSNCESGKLSHNRCDSWSNSDRSLEQTSSDDVFVDSLQSQPSLYLVQPTSTGTVHQVGAPVANPSMVSRSTDVSGPSSDFSSSSPLLGTPLTPTFQIDKSQKALPYGVTQLDVLSNTPPPRPPKPTHFSDRRGEELGSGALQNGHAGICRPQVALVPRRISLSSLDNMRNWKDMEGSSLRSRDKRLSLNLPCRFSPLYSPAADSAEDSYVPMRPSTSPSNCSPDGYIPMSPGSATFTFPVVSTEKLTSPLPELPSDVEPPPVNRDLKPRRKSRPPPLDLRNLSTIREHAAVTRMWTVPYNRMSFISPERDGINSARIFANSVSGEEEESYIHMEHRQATSPYSGAFPWTRKSNLDYLALDFNSASPSPVQKKPFLSEEQRVDYVQVDEQKTQALQNTKQEWTDERQSKV
- the GAB3 gene encoding GRB2-associated-binding protein 3 isoform X1; the encoded protein is MSSGDVVCTGWLIKSPPEKKLKRYAWRKRWFVLRRGRMSGNPDVLEYYRNNHSKKPIRIIDLNECEVLKHSGPNFIKKEFQNNFVFIVRTTYRTFYLVAKTEEEMQIWVRNISHICNFGHLEDGTGSVESLSHTTSSPQPSPAASTHASRIADPSFSVEHAAADAAAEETPSESGSVFLPDYLFLSNCESGKLSHNRCDSWSNSDRSLEQTSSDDVFVDSLQSQPSLYLVQPTSTGTVHQVGAPVANPSMVSRSTDVSGPSSDFSSSSPLLGTPLTPTFQIDKSQKALPYGVTQLDVLSNTPPPRPPKPTHFSDRRGEELGSGALQNGHAGICRPQVALVPRRISLSSLDNMRNWKADMEGSSLRSRDKRLSLNLPCRFSPLYSPAADSAEDSYVPMRPSTSPSNCSPDGYIPMSPGSATFTFPVVSTEKLTSPLPELPSDVEPPPVNRDLKPRRKSRPPPLDLRNLSTIREHAAVTRMWTVPYNRMSFISPERDGINSARIFANSVSGEEEESYIHMEHRQATSPYSGAFPWTRKSNLDYLALDFNSASPSPVQKKPFLSEEQRVDYVQVDEQKTQALQNTKQEWTDERQSKV